A genomic region of Serratia fonticola contains the following coding sequences:
- the add gene encoding adenosine deaminase gives MIDPRLPLTDIHRHLDGNIRAQTILDLGRQFNLSLPANELAALRPHVQITHSEPDLVSFLQKLDWGVAVLGDLDACRRVAYENVEDAANAGLHYAELRFSPYYMAMKHQLPVAGVVEAVIDGIRAGCRDRDIDVRLIGIMSRTFGEEACLQELNGLLAHRDSITALDLAGDELGFPGSLFLSHFNRARDAGLRITVHAGEAAGPESIWQAIRELGAERIGHGVKAVDDPALMDFLAEHAIGIESCLTSNIQTSTVPSLAQHPLATFLRHGVLASINTDDPAVQGIEIEHEYCVAAPQAGLTAQEIRTAQENGLKMAFLSEQEKQALREKVLG, from the coding sequence ATGATTGACCCCCGCTTGCCGCTTACCGATATTCACCGCCATCTGGATGGTAACATCCGTGCGCAAACCATTCTTGATCTTGGTCGCCAGTTTAATCTGTCTCTCCCTGCCAACGAGTTGGCCGCCCTGCGCCCACATGTGCAAATTACCCATTCCGAACCTGACCTGGTCAGCTTCCTGCAGAAGCTGGATTGGGGCGTAGCGGTACTCGGGGATCTGGATGCTTGTCGCCGTGTCGCTTACGAAAACGTGGAGGATGCCGCTAATGCAGGATTGCACTACGCTGAGCTGCGCTTCTCCCCTTACTACATGGCGATGAAACACCAATTGCCGGTAGCTGGCGTGGTGGAGGCGGTGATCGATGGTATCCGCGCAGGCTGCCGCGATCGGGATATTGATGTCCGCCTGATAGGTATCATGAGCCGCACCTTCGGTGAAGAGGCCTGTCTGCAAGAGTTGAACGGTTTACTGGCCCACCGCGATAGCATTACCGCGCTGGATCTGGCCGGTGATGAACTGGGGTTCCCCGGTAGCCTGTTCCTCAGTCACTTCAATCGCGCCCGCGATGCGGGCTTGCGTATCACGGTGCACGCAGGTGAAGCGGCGGGCCCTGAAAGCATCTGGCAGGCTATCCGTGAATTGGGGGCAGAGCGTATCGGCCATGGCGTTAAGGCGGTGGACGATCCGGCACTGATGGATTTCCTGGCGGAACACGCGATCGGCATTGAATCCTGCCTGACGTCGAATATTCAGACCAGCACGGTGCCTTCATTAGCGCAACACCCATTGGCCACCTTCCTGCGCCATGGCGTGTTGGCCTCGATCAATACTGACGATCCGGCCGTTCAGGGTATTGAGATTGAACACGAATACTGCGTCGCTGCACCACAAGCCGGGCTGACGGCGCAAGAGATCCGCACCGCACAGGAAAACGGCCTGAAAATGGCATTCCTGAGCGAACAGGAAAAGCAGGCACTGCGTGAAAAAGTGCTGGGTTAA
- a CDS encoding helix-turn-helix transcriptional regulator: protein MSRTQRLLDLMQILRRHRYPLAGHALAQELGVSMRTLYRDIATLQQQGADIVGEAGVGYVLRPGFMLPPLMFSQQEIEALVLGMRWVARRGDSQLAGAATNALAKIAAVLPADLREELDANTLLIGPIPAAFVPDERLVAIREAIRYERKVLVEYRDNAGNSSERTLWPFAMGFFEQVQILMAWCELRGSIRHFRLDRIGQLTPLPQRYPQGRRALMKMWRESEGIVD from the coding sequence ATGTCCCGAACTCAACGTTTGCTCGATCTGATGCAGATCCTGCGCCGTCACCGCTATCCGTTGGCTGGACACGCTCTGGCTCAAGAACTGGGGGTCAGCATGCGCACCCTGTACCGGGATATAGCGACCTTGCAGCAGCAGGGGGCGGATATTGTTGGTGAAGCGGGTGTCGGTTATGTATTGCGGCCCGGGTTTATGTTGCCACCGCTGATGTTCTCGCAGCAGGAGATTGAAGCGCTGGTGTTGGGGATGCGCTGGGTTGCGCGTCGTGGAGATAGTCAACTTGCCGGGGCTGCCACCAATGCGCTGGCAAAGATCGCCGCGGTATTACCCGCGGATTTACGCGAGGAGTTGGACGCCAATACCTTGCTGATCGGCCCAATCCCCGCAGCCTTTGTGCCCGACGAGCGGCTGGTGGCGATCCGCGAAGCGATCCGTTATGAGCGAAAAGTGTTGGTTGAGTACCGTGATAACGCGGGGAATAGCAGTGAGCGAACCCTGTGGCCCTTTGCCATGGGTTTTTTTGAGCAGGTGCAAATTCTGATGGCCTGGTGCGAACTGCGCGGATCCATTCGCCATTTTCGCCTCGATCGTATTGGCCAACTGACGCCATTGCCTCAGCGTTATCCCCAAGGCCGTCGGGCATTGATGAAAATGTGGCGAGAAAGCGAAGGTATTGTTGATTAG
- the ampC gene encoding class C beta-lactamase — protein sequence MMKKSVINILMFTAIATSPFYTCAQTPQKDQQIAAIVNNTLTSLLEKQGIPGMAVAVFYEGKAHFFNYGVADIKTGRPVTENTLFEMGSVSKTFTGIAGAYAQQTGIMDLNDPVSHYAPELTGPQWKGIKMLHLATYTAGGLPLQLPESVTDQKSLWQYYQQWQPTWAAGIMRNYSNASIGLFGALAVKKSGLSFEDYMEKAVFQPLHLTQTFITVPPSMQADYAWGYKNGVALRVTPGMLDAEAYGVKSTSRDMAKFMQANMEPSSLPVEDEKLKQAIVSAQTRYFRIDSLFQGLGWEMYDLPINPQAVIAASGNDIALQARQAQALTPPVSAVPASWVHKTGSTNGFGAYVVFIPQKKVGIVMLANKNYPNPIRVEAAYRILEALP from the coding sequence ATGATGAAAAAGTCTGTCATCAATATACTGATGTTCACCGCTATAGCCACTTCTCCATTTTACACCTGTGCGCAAACACCACAGAAAGATCAACAAATTGCCGCAATCGTCAATAATACCCTCACGTCGCTGCTGGAAAAGCAGGGTATTCCCGGCATGGCGGTTGCGGTGTTTTATGAAGGGAAAGCGCATTTTTTTAACTATGGTGTGGCGGATATAAAAACCGGGCGACCCGTAACGGAAAATACCCTGTTTGAAATGGGGTCGGTCAGCAAAACCTTTACCGGGATCGCAGGGGCCTATGCGCAGCAAACCGGTATCATGGATCTTAACGATCCGGTGAGCCACTACGCCCCTGAGCTAACCGGCCCACAGTGGAAAGGGATTAAAATGCTGCACCTGGCGACCTACACCGCCGGCGGATTGCCTCTCCAACTGCCAGAGTCAGTCACCGACCAGAAGTCATTATGGCAGTATTATCAGCAATGGCAGCCCACTTGGGCCGCGGGCATAATGCGTAACTATTCTAATGCCAGCATCGGTTTATTCGGTGCGCTGGCCGTGAAGAAAAGTGGGCTATCGTTTGAAGATTATATGGAGAAAGCGGTTTTTCAACCGTTACACCTGACGCAGACTTTCATTACCGTACCGCCGTCGATGCAGGCAGATTATGCCTGGGGCTATAAAAACGGCGTAGCGCTGCGTGTGACGCCCGGCATGTTGGACGCTGAGGCCTATGGGGTAAAATCCACCAGCAGAGATATGGCAAAATTTATGCAGGCCAATATGGAGCCGAGCAGCTTGCCCGTGGAAGATGAGAAGCTAAAACAAGCGATCGTTTCTGCCCAGACGCGTTATTTCAGGATAGACAGCTTATTCCAGGGGCTAGGGTGGGAGATGTATGATTTGCCCATCAATCCGCAAGCGGTGATCGCTGCCAGCGGCAATGACATTGCCCTGCAAGCGCGTCAGGCGCAGGCTCTGACGCCACCCGTTTCTGCCGTACCAGCGTCTTGGGTGCACAAGACCGGGAGCACCAACGGCTTTGGTGCTTATGTGGTGTTCATTCCGCAGAAAAAAGTGGGGATTGTGATGTTAGCCAACAAGAACTACCCCAATCCCATCCGTGTAGAAGCGGCTTATCGCATTCTTGAAGCGCTGCCTTGA
- a CDS encoding Mal regulon transcriptional regulator MalI, whose protein sequence is MVIKKITITDVAQLAGVSVTTVSLVLSGKGRISPSTMTRVNQAIEQLGYVRNRQAATLRGGASGVVGLILRDICEPFYAEMTAGLSEVLEANGKVLFLTQSGADGKGLMRCFDTLLEHGVDGMVLAGGVRTASGLKEKAEEQGVPLVCAARSNGLDGIDVVRPDNMQAAKMATEFLIKRGHSQIAYLGGQSDSLTRAERLGGFCATLVQYGLPFRTEWIVECDCHQRVAAEAAEALLRQYPNISALVCHKASVALGAYFGIVRSGRSIGSEGMDSFYGQQVALIGFGDVPEAELTEPPLTFISNSAREVGRNAALRLLQRIDNDQLAPQSVILQPTLIKRGSA, encoded by the coding sequence ATCGTCATCAAAAAGATCACTATCACTGACGTCGCACAATTGGCAGGCGTATCCGTTACGACCGTTTCGTTGGTGCTGAGCGGTAAAGGGCGCATTTCCCCGAGTACCATGACGCGTGTAAATCAGGCGATTGAACAGCTTGGCTACGTGCGCAACCGGCAGGCAGCTACGCTGCGCGGCGGGGCATCGGGTGTGGTTGGGCTGATCCTGCGCGATATCTGTGAACCTTTTTATGCCGAGATGACCGCCGGTTTGAGTGAAGTGTTGGAAGCTAACGGCAAGGTGTTGTTCCTGACCCAAAGCGGGGCGGATGGCAAAGGGCTGATGCGCTGTTTTGATACCTTGCTGGAGCATGGCGTGGATGGCATGGTACTGGCCGGTGGGGTCCGTACGGCCTCAGGTCTGAAAGAAAAAGCCGAAGAGCAGGGTGTTCCACTGGTGTGCGCGGCCCGCTCCAATGGGCTTGATGGTATTGATGTGGTGCGGCCAGACAATATGCAGGCGGCAAAAATGGCCACCGAATTTCTGATCAAACGCGGCCACAGCCAGATTGCTTACCTGGGTGGACAAAGTGATTCCCTTACCCGCGCTGAGCGCTTGGGAGGGTTTTGCGCTACGTTGGTACAATATGGCCTACCGTTCCGTACTGAATGGATTGTTGAGTGCGATTGCCATCAGCGAGTGGCGGCAGAAGCGGCGGAGGCGCTGTTACGCCAATACCCGAATATCAGTGCGCTGGTGTGTCACAAGGCCTCGGTAGCATTGGGGGCCTATTTTGGCATTGTGCGCAGTGGACGCAGTATCGGATCGGAAGGGATGGATAGTTTTTATGGCCAACAGGTGGCCCTGATTGGTTTTGGCGATGTTCCAGAAGCGGAATTGACCGAGCCGCCGCTGACCTTCATTTCCAATTCAGCGCGTGAGGTGGGCCGCAATGCTGCTTTGCGCTTGCTGCAACGTATCGACAACGATCAGCTTGCGCCACAAAGCGTGATCCTGCAACCCACCTTGATCAAACGCGGATCGGCCTGA
- the fumC gene encoding class II fumarate hydratase: protein MAGVRIEKDSMGPIDVPADQLWGAQTQRSLEHFRISSEKMPAALIHALAMTKRAAASVNMDLGLLPADRGNAIIQAADEVLANQHPSEFPLSIWQTGSGTQTNMNMNEVLANRASELLGGERGEGRKVHPNDDVNKSQSSNDVFPTAMHVAAVIALREHLLPELKTLHKTLNAKADAFRDIVKIGRTHLQDATPLTLGQEISGWVAMLEHNLKHIEASVPHICELALGGTAVGTGLNTHPEYAVRVAKALAELTGQPFITAPNKFEALATCDALVHGHGALKGLAASLMKIANDVRWLASGPRCGIGEIAIPENEPGSSIMPGKVNPTQCEAMTMLCAQVMGNDVAVNIGGASGNFELNVFRPMVIHNYLQSIRLLADGMSGFNEYCAIGIEPNRDRISQLLNESLMLVTALNTHIGYDKAAEIAKKAHKEGLTLKASALKLGYLTEQQFDEWVRPEDMVGSMKK, encoded by the coding sequence ATGGCTGGCGTTCGTATTGAAAAAGACTCAATGGGCCCGATCGACGTACCCGCAGATCAGCTTTGGGGCGCGCAAACGCAACGCTCCCTGGAGCATTTCCGTATTTCCTCCGAGAAAATGCCCGCGGCGCTGATCCACGCGTTGGCGATGACCAAGCGTGCCGCTGCCAGCGTCAATATGGATCTGGGGTTGCTGCCTGCCGATCGGGGCAATGCGATTATCCAGGCAGCCGATGAAGTGCTGGCGAACCAACATCCGAGCGAGTTCCCGCTGTCAATCTGGCAAACCGGTTCTGGCACCCAGACCAACATGAACATGAACGAAGTGTTGGCTAACCGCGCCAGTGAATTGTTAGGTGGCGAACGCGGAGAAGGGCGAAAAGTACACCCTAACGATGATGTCAATAAAAGCCAAAGCTCGAACGACGTTTTCCCCACCGCGATGCACGTTGCCGCCGTGATCGCGCTGCGTGAGCATCTGCTGCCTGAACTGAAAACGTTACACAAAACGTTGAATGCGAAGGCCGACGCCTTCCGCGATATTGTCAAGATTGGCCGGACACACTTACAGGATGCGACACCTTTGACGCTGGGGCAGGAAATTTCCGGCTGGGTGGCCATGCTGGAGCATAATCTCAAACATATTGAAGCCAGCGTGCCGCATATCTGCGAACTGGCGTTAGGAGGAACGGCGGTTGGCACCGGGTTGAACACGCATCCTGAATATGCCGTGCGGGTGGCAAAGGCGTTGGCCGAACTGACGGGGCAACCCTTCATTACCGCGCCGAACAAGTTTGAAGCACTGGCAACCTGCGATGCGTTGGTTCATGGCCATGGGGCGTTGAAGGGGCTGGCAGCCTCGTTGATGAAGATCGCCAATGACGTGCGCTGGCTGGCTTCAGGCCCACGCTGCGGGATTGGTGAGATCGCCATTCCTGAAAATGAGCCAGGCAGTTCGATTATGCCGGGGAAGGTCAATCCTACTCAGTGTGAAGCCATGACGATGCTCTGTGCCCAAGTGATGGGTAACGATGTGGCCGTCAATATTGGTGGGGCCTCCGGTAACTTTGAGTTGAACGTGTTCCGCCCCATGGTTATTCACAACTATCTGCAGTCTATTCGCCTGCTGGCAGATGGCATGAGCGGGTTCAATGAGTATTGTGCGATTGGCATTGAGCCTAATCGCGATCGTATCAGCCAATTACTGAATGAGTCTCTGATGCTGGTTACCGCGCTGAATACTCATATTGGTTATGACAAGGCGGCAGAGATTGCCAAAAAGGCACATAAAGAAGGATTAACGCTGAAGGCATCCGCATTGAAACTGGGCTACCTTACGGAACAACAGTTTGATGAATGGGTTCGGCCAGAAGATATGGTCGGCAGCATGAAGAAATAA
- the manA gene encoding mannose-6-phosphate isomerase yields the protein MQKMTNAIQNYAWGSTDALTNLYGIANPAGKPMAELWMGAHPKSSSQVEDASGNLRSLRDVIDADQPKQLGAEVAKRFGELPFLFKVLCADQPLSIQVHPSKAAAEVGFAKENAAGIPLDAAERNYKDPNHKPELVFALTPFLAMNGFRELSDIVSLLQPISGAHHDIAAFLQQPDTAHLATLFASLLAMSGEQKSLALGVLKAALNNQQGEPWDTIRFIAGFYPDDSGLFSPLLLNVVKLAPGEAMFLYAETPHAYLNGVALEVMANSDNVLRAGLTPKFIDIPELLANLQFRPQPASGLLTQPEKRGNALFFPIPVEDFAFSLHDLSGSAQPLAQHSAAIVFCVEGEATLEKQGQQVVLKPGESCYVAAFESPVNVTGHGRIARVYNLLA from the coding sequence ATGCAAAAAATGACCAATGCGATCCAAAACTACGCTTGGGGTAGCACTGATGCGTTAACAAATCTGTATGGCATCGCCAACCCGGCGGGCAAACCGATGGCCGAACTGTGGATGGGAGCGCACCCAAAGAGCAGTTCGCAGGTTGAGGACGCTTCTGGCAATTTGCGTTCACTGCGCGACGTGATTGATGCCGATCAGCCCAAACAACTGGGGGCCGAAGTGGCCAAACGCTTCGGCGAGTTACCGTTCCTGTTTAAGGTACTCTGTGCCGATCAGCCGCTGTCTATTCAGGTCCATCCCAGCAAGGCTGCCGCAGAAGTGGGCTTCGCCAAGGAAAATGCCGCCGGAATTCCGCTTGATGCAGCAGAGCGCAACTATAAAGATCCGAATCACAAACCGGAACTGGTATTCGCCCTGACGCCATTCCTGGCGATGAACGGTTTCCGCGAGCTGAGCGACATTGTTTCCCTGCTACAGCCCATCTCCGGCGCTCATCATGACATTGCCGCCTTCCTGCAACAGCCGGATACCGCCCACTTGGCAACGCTGTTTGCCAGCCTGCTGGCCATGAGCGGTGAGCAGAAATCACTGGCGCTCGGCGTACTGAAAGCGGCCTTGAATAATCAGCAAGGTGAGCCTTGGGATACCATCCGCTTTATCGCTGGCTTTTATCCCGACGACAGCGGCCTGTTCTCCCCGCTGCTGCTCAATGTCGTCAAATTGGCCCCGGGTGAAGCCATGTTCCTGTATGCCGAAACACCACATGCCTACCTGAACGGCGTGGCGCTGGAAGTGATGGCCAATTCGGATAACGTGTTACGTGCTGGCCTGACACCAAAATTTATTGATATTCCCGAATTGCTCGCCAACCTGCAGTTCCGCCCTCAACCTGCATCAGGCTTACTGACCCAGCCAGAGAAACGTGGCAATGCGCTGTTCTTCCCTATTCCGGTAGAGGATTTTGCCTTCTCACTGCACGATCTTTCTGGATCTGCACAACCCCTGGCGCAACACAGCGCGGCCATTGTGTTCTGCGTTGAGGGTGAAGCTACCTTGGAAAAACAGGGGCAACAGGTGGTATTGAAACCAGGGGAATCCTGTTATGTCGCGGCTTTTGAGTCGCCAGTAAACGTAACTGGCCATGGCCGTATTGCCCGTGTTTATAATTTGTTGGCATGA
- a CDS encoding YdgA family protein, translating to MKKSLVAVSVIVVLGAAWTGASWYTGKLIEQRMGEMVDSANSQLNVYLPKGGVKLSYENYQRGIFSSQIRYVLRADGSITTDDALLKPGDEVAFIETVDHGPFPLAQLKKFNLMPSMASVNTKLENTPKVKALFDITKGQSLFSADSRISYSGDTSTAIEVIPVEYQKDKSSLKFSGAKIDADVGRDMKTVSLNASSDTTTISGPNQFGQVEQVTLQGFTLKGDTHQGQFDLSLGEQTLGLKQLTVAVDGKDTLSLEGFNLASQFGEKGTSLNGQLDYTMAALKVQGNDFGSGRLLLKIDNLDGKGLKEFADRYNQQAMTLLQQAETLSPEAYQQQTADMLVQNLPLLLKGNPSISVAPLSWKNAKGESTFTLNIDLLDPAQAGAAAESPDQQLARSVKKIDANLTIPMAMATETTVQAAKLQGYSAEEAQKLAQQQVQGLAAMGQMFKLTTLKDDVISSSFHYADNQIELNGNKMSLQEFVGLFGLIGGPADENDEPDSDQPDDAPAPEAAPDQPALSQ from the coding sequence ATGAAAAAATCGTTAGTCGCTGTCAGCGTCATTGTGGTTCTTGGCGCAGCATGGACCGGAGCTTCCTGGTACACCGGCAAACTGATTGAGCAGCGGATGGGTGAAATGGTGGATAGCGCCAATAGCCAACTGAACGTCTATCTGCCCAAAGGCGGTGTCAAGCTGAGCTATGAAAACTATCAGCGCGGCATTTTCAGCAGCCAGATCCGCTATGTGCTGCGCGCCGATGGCAGCATCACCACTGACGATGCCCTGCTGAAACCTGGTGACGAAGTGGCGTTTATTGAAACTGTCGATCACGGTCCTTTCCCGCTGGCCCAACTGAAAAAATTCAATCTGATGCCAAGCATGGCATCCGTCAATACCAAGCTGGAAAACACGCCGAAAGTCAAAGCGCTGTTTGATATCACCAAAGGTCAGTCACTGTTTAGCGCCGATTCACGCATTTCCTACAGCGGCGATACCTCCACCGCTATCGAAGTGATCCCGGTTGAGTACCAGAAAGACAAGTCCTCGCTCAAATTCAGCGGTGCCAAAATTGATGCTGATGTCGGACGCGATATGAAAACCGTCTCGCTGAATGCCAGCAGCGACACCACCACCATCAGCGGCCCAAATCAGTTTGGTCAGGTTGAGCAGGTCACTCTGCAAGGCTTCACGCTGAAAGGCGACACCCATCAAGGCCAGTTCGATCTCAGTCTGGGTGAGCAGACGCTGGGGCTGAAGCAGCTGACGGTTGCCGTCGATGGCAAAGATACGCTGTCATTGGAAGGCTTCAACCTGGCAAGCCAGTTCGGCGAGAAAGGCACCAGTCTCAATGGCCAGCTTGATTACACCATGGCGGCGTTGAAGGTTCAGGGTAACGACTTTGGTTCCGGCAGATTGCTGCTGAAAATTGATAACCTGGATGGCAAAGGGCTGAAAGAGTTCGCCGATCGTTACAATCAGCAGGCAATGACGTTGCTGCAACAGGCGGAAACGCTGTCCCCAGAAGCCTATCAACAGCAGACCGCTGATATGCTGGTGCAAAACCTGCCGCTGCTGTTGAAAGGCAACCCCTCCATCAGCGTTGCGCCTCTGAGCTGGAAAAACGCCAAGGGTGAAAGTACCTTTACGCTGAATATTGATCTGTTGGATCCTGCCCAGGCGGGTGCGGCGGCAGAATCGCCAGACCAACAGCTGGCTCGTTCGGTCAAGAAGATTGATGCCAATCTGACCATTCCAATGGCAATGGCTACCGAAACTACCGTACAAGCAGCAAAACTGCAGGGTTACAGTGCTGAAGAGGCGCAAAAACTGGCCCAGCAGCAGGTGCAAGGTTTGGCAGCGATGGGCCAGATGTTCAAGCTCACTACGCTGAAAGATGATGTGATCAGCAGCAGCTTCCATTATGCCGATAACCAGATTGAACTGAACGGCAACAAAATGTCGCTGCAGGAATTTGTTGGTCTGTTCGGTTTGATAGGGGGGCCGGCGGATGAAAACGATGAGCCAGACTCTGATCAGCCGGATGACGCACCGGCACCTGAGGCAGCACCGGATCAACCGGCGCTGAGTCAATAA
- the malX gene encoding maltose/glucose-specific PTS transporter subunit IIBC: MPASKKQKITLWEFFQSLGKTFMLPVALLSFCGIMLGIGSSLSSRDVITLMPFIGHPAFQLLFTWMSKIGSFAFSFLPVMFAIAIPLGMARENKGVAAFSGFVGFAVLNLATNFYLTTTGVLPTDDPLILKANNIQNILGIQSIDTGILGAVIVGIIVYLLHERFNTIRLPDALAFFGGTRFVPIVTTVVLGLCGLVIPLIWPWFAAGINGLGRMINGAGIFGPMIFGSGERLLLPFGLHHILVALIRFTEAGGTLDVCGREVSGALTIFQAQLSCPTTHGFAESATRFLSQGKMPAFLGGLPGAALAMYHCAKPENRHKIKGLLISGVVACVVGGTTEPIEFLFLFVAPFLYLIHAILTGLGFTVMALLGVTIGNTDGNIIDFVVFGILHGTATKWYLVPVVAAIWFAVYYAIFRFSIQRFNIKTPGRENETAATQTASVGSVGKSGYNVPAILAALGGKENIVSLDNCITRLRMSVNDMSKVDDAVLKANRAIGVVHLNDHNLQVVIGPQVQSVKDELESLMTSA, from the coding sequence ATGCCAGCGTCTAAAAAACAAAAAATTACGCTTTGGGAGTTTTTCCAGAGCTTGGGCAAGACATTTATGTTGCCCGTCGCACTACTTTCGTTCTGCGGTATCATGCTGGGTATCGGCAGCTCGTTAAGCAGCCGTGATGTCATTACTCTGATGCCGTTTATCGGCCACCCGGCCTTCCAGTTATTGTTCACCTGGATGAGCAAGATCGGCTCCTTTGCCTTCAGTTTCCTGCCGGTCATGTTCGCCATTGCCATTCCGCTGGGTATGGCGCGTGAAAACAAAGGCGTCGCTGCCTTCTCCGGTTTTGTTGGTTTTGCCGTGCTGAATCTGGCCACCAACTTCTACCTGACAACCACCGGTGTACTGCCCACCGACGATCCGCTGATCCTGAAAGCCAACAACATCCAAAACATTCTGGGTATTCAGTCCATCGATACCGGGATCCTTGGTGCGGTGATCGTCGGTATCATCGTTTACCTGCTGCATGAGCGTTTTAATACTATCCGCCTGCCGGATGCCCTGGCATTTTTCGGCGGCACGCGCTTCGTACCGATTGTGACCACCGTGGTGTTGGGCCTGTGTGGCCTGGTGATCCCGCTGATCTGGCCTTGGTTTGCCGCGGGCATTAACGGCCTGGGGCGTATGATTAATGGCGCGGGCATATTTGGGCCGATGATTTTTGGCTCAGGCGAGCGTCTGCTGTTGCCGTTCGGCCTGCACCATATTCTGGTGGCGTTGATCCGCTTTACCGAAGCGGGCGGTACGCTGGATGTCTGTGGCCGCGAAGTAAGCGGTGCGCTGACAATTTTCCAGGCACAGCTCTCTTGCCCAACCACGCACGGCTTTGCTGAAAGCGCGACCCGCTTCCTGTCTCAGGGCAAAATGCCCGCCTTCCTCGGCGGCCTGCCAGGCGCGGCGTTGGCCATGTATCACTGTGCCAAACCTGAGAATCGTCATAAGATCAAAGGACTGCTGATTTCCGGGGTGGTTGCCTGTGTGGTCGGCGGCACCACGGAGCCGATCGAGTTCCTGTTCCTGTTTGTCGCTCCGTTCCTGTATCTGATCCACGCAATTCTGACCGGTCTGGGATTCACCGTGATGGCGCTGCTGGGTGTCACTATCGGTAACACCGATGGCAACATCATCGACTTCGTGGTGTTTGGTATCCTGCACGGTACGGCAACCAAGTGGTATCTGGTTCCTGTCGTAGCGGCTATCTGGTTCGCCGTTTACTACGCTATCTTCCGCTTCTCCATCCAGCGCTTTAACATTAAAACGCCGGGGCGCGAAAATGAAACGGCCGCCACGCAGACCGCCTCCGTGGGTAGCGTAGGTAAATCCGGCTATAACGTGCCTGCTATCCTGGCAGCACTGGGTGGTAAAGAGAACATTGTCTCGCTGGATAACTGTATTACTCGTCTGCGTATGTCGGTTAACGATATGAGCAAAGTGGACGACGCGGTGCTGAAAGCCAACCGTGCGATCGGTGTGGTTCATCTCAACGACCATAACCTGCAAGTTGTCATCGGCCCGCAGGTACAATCGGTAAAAGATGAATTAGAATCATTGATGACTAGCGCATAA
- a CDS encoding MalY/PatB family protein gives MFDFSTPVDRHGTWCTQWDYIADRFGTADLLPFTISDMDFATAPCILEALQQRLQHGVLGYSRWQHEDFLGAVRHWYQQRFNAPVDTSMAVYGPSVIYMVAQLIRIWSAPGEFVVTHTPAYDAFYKVILGNQRQLLPCPLHKVNNDWQCDMAHLEALLARPQTKILLLCSPQNPTGKVWSPQELEQMAELCERHDVKVISDEIHMDMIWGEHRHTPWSQVATTPWALLTSGSKTFNIPALTGAYGFISDNGTRESYTQALKSRDGLSSPAVLAVAAHIAAYRHGEPWLDALRDYLQDNLTYVAERLHQAFPQLNWQPPQATYLAWIDLRPLGIDDHQLQQVLIEREKVAIMPGFTYGEEGRGFLRLNVGCPRSKVEAGMDKLIAGLEFVLNEQ, from the coding sequence ATGTTTGATTTTTCCACCCCGGTCGACCGTCACGGGACCTGGTGTACCCAATGGGACTACATTGCCGACCGGTTTGGCACCGCAGACCTGCTGCCTTTCACTATTTCTGATATGGATTTCGCCACCGCCCCCTGCATTCTCGAGGCACTGCAACAGCGCCTGCAGCACGGTGTCTTGGGCTACAGCCGTTGGCAGCATGAAGATTTTCTTGGCGCGGTACGGCACTGGTACCAACAGCGGTTTAATGCCCCTGTAGACACCTCAATGGCGGTATATGGCCCTTCGGTGATTTACATGGTGGCGCAGTTAATCCGTATCTGGTCCGCGCCGGGTGAGTTCGTGGTCACTCATACGCCCGCCTATGATGCGTTCTATAAGGTGATCCTGGGTAATCAGCGCCAGTTATTACCTTGCCCACTGCATAAGGTGAATAACGATTGGCAGTGTGATATGGCCCACCTGGAAGCCCTGTTGGCCCGGCCACAAACCAAGATCCTGTTGCTGTGCAGCCCGCAAAACCCCACCGGTAAAGTGTGGAGCCCGCAGGAATTGGAACAGATGGCCGAGCTTTGCGAGCGTCACGATGTGAAAGTGATCAGCGATGAGATCCATATGGATATGATTTGGGGGGAACATCGCCATACGCCTTGGAGCCAGGTAGCCACAACGCCTTGGGCACTGCTGACATCGGGTTCTAAAACCTTCAACATCCCCGCGCTCACCGGTGCCTATGGGTTTATCAGCGATAACGGCACGCGTGAAAGTTACACCCAAGCGCTGAAAAGCCGCGACGGACTCTCTTCACCTGCCGTGCTGGCCGTTGCTGCCCACATCGCGGCCTATCGCCACGGGGAACCTTGGCTGGATGCCCTGCGCGACTATCTGCAGGACAATCTGACCTATGTCGCGGAACGACTGCATCAGGCATTTCCACAGCTCAATTGGCAGCCTCCGCAAGCAACCTACCTGGCATGGATCGATTTGCGCCCGTTAGGAATTGATGACCACCAATTGCAGCAGGTACTGATAGAACGCGAAAAAGTGGCCATTATGCCAGGGTTTACCTACGGCGAAGAAGGCCGCGGTTTTCTGCGCCTGAACGTCGGGTGCCCACGCAGCAAAGTGGAGGCCGGAATGGATAAGCTGATTGCTGGCCTGGAATTTGTGCTGAACGAGCAATGA